The following are from one region of the Gammaproteobacteria bacterium genome:
- a CDS encoding molybdopterin molybdotransferase MoeA translates to MKLRASCQDDFDPESLSVAEARVRIAERLRPVAGTETVAIRDALGRVLAEEIRAPLDVPPGTNSAMDGYAVRGADLPATGERPGERRFRLLGHAYAGHPHTGPVGEGECVRIMTGALVPPDCDTVVIQEHAEELPGEDAVRLAAGTRRGDNVRAGGEDIRRDDRIFGPGRRLTAADLGLLASLGLGQAVVRRPLRVAFCSTGDELRSVGETLAPGMLYDSNRYTLYGMLRRPGIEQLDLGVVRDESELLERAFRDAAARADVLITSGGVSVGEADRVREVLARIGQMDFWKVAMKPGRPLAFGRIGEMWLFGLPGNPVSVMVTFHQIVAPALRRLEGETEPPPPPRFELPCVSRLRKRPGRIEYQRGCLERDQDGRLVVRKTGGQGSGILRSMSLADCYILLPEEAGDIEPGSMVSVQPFPTDF, encoded by the coding sequence ATGAAGCTCCGCGCCAGCTGCCAGGACGACTTCGACCCGGAATCTTTGAGCGTGGCAGAGGCGCGGGTGCGGATTGCCGAACGGCTGCGGCCCGTCGCCGGCACCGAGACCGTCGCCATTCGAGACGCGCTGGGACGGGTGCTGGCGGAAGAGATCCGCGCCCCCCTGGACGTGCCTCCCGGCACCAACTCCGCCATGGACGGCTATGCCGTGCGCGGCGCCGACCTGCCCGCCACCGGGGAACGCCCCGGGGAGCGCCGCTTCCGGCTGCTGGGACACGCCTACGCCGGCCACCCCCACACCGGCCCGGTAGGCGAAGGCGAATGCGTGCGCATCATGACCGGCGCCCTGGTGCCGCCGGACTGCGACACCGTCGTCATCCAGGAGCACGCCGAGGAACTGCCGGGAGAGGATGCCGTGCGCCTCGCCGCCGGCACCCGCCGGGGAGACAACGTGCGCGCCGGCGGCGAAGACATCCGGCGTGACGACCGCATCTTCGGGCCGGGGCGCCGGCTGACGGCGGCCGACCTCGGCCTGCTGGCCTCGCTGGGTCTGGGGCAGGCGGTGGTGCGCCGCCCTCTGCGCGTCGCCTTTTGTTCCACCGGCGACGAACTCCGCTCCGTAGGCGAAACGCTCGCGCCGGGCATGCTCTACGACAGCAACCGCTACACCCTGTACGGGATGCTGCGCCGCCCGGGGATCGAACAGCTGGATTTAGGCGTAGTCCGGGACGAAAGCGAGCTGCTGGAGCGCGCCTTCCGCGATGCGGCGGCGCGCGCAGATGTATTGATCACCTCCGGCGGGGTTTCGGTGGGCGAGGCGGACCGGGTGCGCGAAGTCCTGGCGCGGATCGGGCAGATGGACTTCTGGAAGGTCGCCATGAAGCCGGGACGGCCGCTGGCCTTCGGGCGCATCGGGGAGATGTGGCTATTCGGCCTGCCGGGCAATCCCGTCTCGGTGATGGTCACCTTCCACCAGATCGTCGCGCCGGCGTTGCGCCGCCTCGAAGGCGAAACGGAGCCGCCGCCGCCGCCGCGCTTCGAATTGCCCTGCGTCTCCAGGCTGCGCAAGCGGCCGGGGCGCATCGAGTACCAGCGCGGCTGCCTGGAACGGGACCAGGACGGCCGCCTGGTGGTGCGCAAGACCGGCGGCCAGGGCTCGGGGATTCTGCGTT